ACTCACTTTTTGTCATTCTGAGGAGCGGCTCTTGAAAACACGCAACCAAGTGAATTCAAACAAGCGACGAAGAATCTCGCCAGTTGCTTGAGCGATCCTTCGCTTCGCTCAGGATGACAAAGCGAGTTTTGCGCTTTTGCCGTTATTCCATTGGGGGCAGCTACTCCTACTGGTATTGCTGTCTTTAATGCAGCAGGACACCCAATTGCGGATCCGGGAAGCTATGATTTTTTGATTCAAGTTTACCCTGAAATTGGAGAATTCTCCAGAATCATTGCGGAAGTAGCTACACAGACTCGGATCCCAAAATCAGATGTTGAAGAAATAGTTGAGGTCAAGGGGAGTTCTGCTTGCTTTGAATACCAGTTTCCTGCATCGCCCCAGTACTTTGTTGGAAGACAATCAGTCTTGGCGGAACTGGATGGATTTATAAGTCAGGTAATTAACAAAGAAACCTCCTCTCGGGGAATACTTTTCGAGGCCAATTCAGGATGGGGAAAAAGTTCAACTATTCTTGCCAGTGTGTCTCAACTTACAAAAGCAGGACACTTCGCGGTTGCAGTAGATTCTCGTACTGCTTCTTCATCCCAGTTTATTCTCCGTGTTGTGGATTATGCCATCAAGAAATTCGGAGATTTTAATGGAGTATTGGACATTAGTGTGTCCCTGGCCATAACAGGATTCGAAGGTGCCGTGTCGGCCCTCTTAACTGTTGGCAAAGCACTTGAGCTACATGGCCAAGTGATGGTTATTTTTTTGGATCAGTTTGAGAATGTATTCTTCCTTCCAGATGTGCTGAGGCGAATTAGAGACCTTTTCCTGAAGGTGAGTGACGCTCAATCCGGAATAGTTTTTGGTTTCTCTTGGAAAACAGATTTAATTGGTTTGCCTCTTGAGTTTCCGTACGAACTGCACAGCGCAATAACTGACTCAAGCAAGCTCGTAACATTGGATACTTTCTCTGAAAAGGAAACACAAGCCCTTCTAAGACGATTGAGCAATGAATTGCATGCGCGATTGCGAAAAGATCTCGAATTCTTTCTCTCCGACTTCTCACAAGGATATCCATGGTTACTCAAGAAACTTTGTGCTCATGTAAAGGCACAGCGCGAAGCTGGTGTTCTTCAATCAGATATCGCGAATAGCTTACTGAACGTCGAAGAATTGTTTCAGGAAGATCTACGTGGATTATCAGCCGAACAAGATGACACATTACATCGGATCGCGAAATCTGCACCAGTAAGTATTTCAGAATTGGGTGAAGAATTCAAGCCTGAAATAGTGCAGTCTCTTGTGCATAGGAGACTTGTTGTCAGAATCGGCAACAAGTATGACATCTATTGGGATATTTTCAGGGATTATCTCAACACGCGACGCGTACCGATACAAGAGAACTATATGCTTCGGGCACAAACTGGGGGAGTACTAAAAGCCATAAAACTGCTGGTGGAAGCACATGGCGAGTCTGATAAAACTGTTTTTCTCAAACGAGCAGGATTAACGGAACAATCATTCTACAACTTGGCACAAGAAATGAAATTGCTTGGTCTTGCCAAGATTGATGGTGGTAAAATCAAACTCCAAGTGCAATTGCCAAAGGATTCAAAAGATTTTGATCAATTACGAGCACACCTACGCGATAGGCTACCGCGTAATCGCTTAGTTTGGCAACTGAAGGAGACACTTGAAAAAGAAGGAACCCTAACCATAGTCACCGCCTCCGATTTACTTGCGAAGTGGTGTCCATATGTTTCCGCTAACGACAAAACCTGGCAATCATATGCGCGAATCTTTGCCGATTGGATGGACTTTGCTGATCTGGCAATTTTCGACAGCAAGAGTAATACACTTGCTCGTTACAGACCAGGTACAGAAGTGCGGGAGCACCGCCGTATGTTTACCATGCGTAGCCGCGCGGGAATAGCAGTTCCACTTGTCCAGTACAGTCCCATAGAAAAGGTCGCAATCAAGCTTGTACATGCAGCCGAAGAGAATCGTAGACTGGATTGGGCAGGCATGAAACCAAGCACTATCGCTAAATCCTTGACAATGCTTGAGAGTCTTGGCTTTATATCGCGTCAGACGTCTACAATAACAGTTATGCAAAAGCTCCGAAAGTTTGTGTCAGAACCGGAGAAACGCCCTGGGCTCTTTGCAGAGAGCGCCTTGCGAATGCATGCGTTTGACACTTTTGTTCAAATGCTAAACAAATACAAGGATACTGGGCGTCCTTTAGCACAACTTGCCGAAGAATTGCGAAATATACTTGGTGCCGACTGGAAAGACGCCACAGTCGAAACGAATGTCAAGATTATGCTTGACTGGGCGCGCCACACGCAACTTGCTCCTGGTGTTTTCGCCAGAGTTCGAAGGGGCGGACAAAAACATGCAAAGAAGAGTAAGGACCAGGCATCGCTATTCAAAATTGCATAAAAGACAGTGAAATGAAACCACGCATTCCCATACTTCGTAATCTTCGCGCCGCGTGGCGCGATACCTTTTTGCTTTTGCGCGATTTTCGTGCGCCGCTATTCTTGTTTGTCGTGTTGGTCATCGGCGGTGGCATCCTCTACTTTAACCTCGCGGAGCAAGCCGGCGAAGCGTTGAGCAATCCCGTCGAAGCGATCTACCTCGCGTTGACGATGGTGTTTATGCAAGCCAGCCGCGAATTTCCGCGCGCGTGGTTCCTCGAACTGTTTTACTTTGCCATGCCCTTGTTAGGCATCATCATCCTCGCGCAGGGACTCACCGAGTTTGGCGTGTCGTTGTTCAATCGCCGCGCGCGCGGCAGGGAGTGGGAAATGGCAGTCGCCTCGACGTTCAACAATCACATCATCCTCGTCGGCTTGGGACACCTGGGTTTTCGCGTCGTCACGCAATTGCGCGACCTGAATCAGGATGTCGTCGTCATCGAACAAACGCCGCGCGAAGATTTGGTGGATCAATTGCGCCGACTCGACGTGCCGATTTTGCAAGGCGATGGCACGCGCGAGGCATTGCTCGACGCGGCAGGCGTGCGGCACGCGCACACGCTCGTGCTGTGCACGCAAAATGATAACCTCAATTTGCACATGGCGGTCAAGGCGCGTTCGATGAATCCCAGCATTCGCGTCATCACGCGTATTTTCGACGACGATTTCGCGCAAGCGTTGCAAAAGCAATTCGGTTTCAGCGCGCTCTCCGCGACGGGCATGGCAGCGCCGGTGTTTGCCGCCGCCGCTGCAGGGATGGATATTTCGCAGCCGATCACCATTGAAGGCAAAGCGTTATCGCTCGCG
This region of Chloroflexota bacterium genomic DNA includes:
- a CDS encoding NAD-binding protein, translating into MKPRIPILRNLRAAWRDTFLLLRDFRAPLFLFVVLVIGGGILYFNLAEQAGEALSNPVEAIYLALTMVFMQASREFPRAWFLELFYFAMPLLGIIILAQGLTEFGVSLFNRRARGREWEMAVASTFNNHIILVGLGHLGFRVVTQLRDLNQDVVVIEQTPREDLVDQLRRLDVPILQGDGTREALLDAAGVRHAHTLVLCTQNDNLNLHMAVKARSMNPSIRVITRIFDDDFAQALQKQFGFSALSATGMAAPVFAAAAAGMDISQPITIEGKALSLARLNIAAKSKLVGMSVGEIEQKYDVSVVLLRHDSVSDLHPAGDKKLNANDVLAVLAGTEQINRLAQDNR